One stretch of Siphonobacter curvatus DNA includes these proteins:
- a CDS encoding NRAMP family divalent metal transporter — translation MAAKPTSTLSTLLGAAFLMATSAIGPGFLTQTTLFTVQLKASFGFVILLSILLDIGVQLNIWRIVIASGQRAPDLANALLPGVGHFLSILIALGGLVFNIGNIAGAGLGLQVLLGIPVAVGAGLSAGLAIVLFLVKDALRAMDQFSKILGLLMIALTLYVVWTAHPPLGLAVEKTFLPDTIDTTAIITLVGGTVGGYITFAGAHRLLEAGMSGPEAIPQTNRGAVTGIAVASVMRILLFLAALGVVMQGLPIDAANPPASMFQQAAGLLGYKLFGLVMWSAAITSVVGSAYTSVTFVRTMHARLNNQTKAVTVGFIALSALIFMLVGNPVTILVAAGALNGMILPVALLILLIAVHRLPFGKTYRHPFWLTLVGVLIMVVMGWMAVRTLSSL, via the coding sequence ATGGCAGCTAAGCCTACCTCTACCTTATCCACGCTACTCGGAGCTGCCTTTCTGATGGCTACTTCGGCCATTGGACCGGGTTTCCTCACCCAAACCACGCTTTTTACGGTACAATTAAAAGCCAGTTTTGGCTTTGTGATTTTGCTGTCCATTTTGCTGGACATTGGTGTACAGCTCAACATCTGGCGAATCGTCATTGCTTCCGGTCAGCGAGCACCCGATTTAGCCAATGCTCTCTTGCCGGGTGTCGGGCACTTTTTATCGATCCTGATTGCCCTGGGCGGACTGGTTTTTAACATCGGAAATATTGCCGGAGCAGGCCTGGGACTGCAAGTTTTGCTGGGGATACCCGTCGCCGTAGGAGCGGGGCTGAGTGCCGGACTGGCCATTGTTCTATTTCTGGTGAAAGACGCCCTGCGAGCCATGGATCAGTTTTCAAAAATACTGGGTCTGTTGATGATCGCTTTAACGCTGTACGTGGTCTGGACAGCCCATCCGCCTTTGGGCTTAGCCGTAGAAAAAACCTTTCTGCCTGACACCATCGATACCACGGCCATCATTACGCTAGTGGGTGGAACCGTGGGAGGGTACATCACCTTTGCCGGTGCTCACCGCCTGCTTGAGGCGGGTATGAGTGGTCCGGAGGCCATTCCACAAACCAATCGGGGGGCGGTTACAGGCATTGCTGTAGCTTCGGTGATGCGGATTTTACTCTTTTTGGCGGCTTTGGGCGTCGTGATGCAGGGCTTACCGATTGATGCGGCCAATCCGCCCGCTTCCATGTTTCAGCAGGCAGCTGGCTTGCTGGGGTACAAGCTGTTTGGACTCGTGATGTGGAGTGCCGCCATTACCTCGGTCGTGGGTTCGGCGTATACGTCAGTGACCTTTGTTCGTACGATGCATGCACGGCTGAACAATCAAACCAAAGCCGTCACGGTAGGATTCATCGCCCTGTCAGCTCTTATTTTTATGCTGGTAGGAAACCCCGTAACGATTCTGGTGGCTGCCGGAGCCCTGAACGGCATGATCCTGCCCGTAGCTTTACTGATCCTGTTAATTGCGGTACACCGACTTCCTTTTGGTAAAACCTATCGTCATCCCTTTTGGCTTACGCTGGTGGGAGTGCTCATCATGGTTGTGATGGGATGGATGGCCGTTCGTACTCTGAGCAGTTTATAA
- a CDS encoding zinc-dependent alcohol dehydrogenase, translated as MLAMNYRGPFRVRVDHKPYPEIQHPQDAIVRVTRSCICGSDLHLYHGLVPDTRVGMTFGHEFIGVVEEIGSSVQNLKVGDHVLVPFNIACGTCSFCKQGLYGNCHESNPEATAVGGIYGYSHTAGGYDGGQAEYVRVPFADVGPMVIPADIHPDDAVLLTDVVPTGYQAAEMGGIKPGDTVVVFGAGPVGIMAAKCAWLFGAGRVIVIDHLEYRLDFVRTYAQCEAYNFRSMQDPVLFLKKATDFYGADVCIDAVGGDAAGSALQTITGRKLMLQAGSATALHWAINSVKKGGIVSVVGVYGPTDNLIPIGNVVNKGITIRANQASVKRLLPRLIEHVQAGRIDPKGIVTHRVPLEEVSDAYHIFSAKLDNCIKTILIPPSARV; from the coding sequence ATGCTTGCTATGAACTACCGGGGACCCTTCAGGGTACGTGTAGACCACAAACCCTATCCCGAAATTCAACATCCCCAAGATGCCATCGTACGCGTGACTCGTTCGTGTATCTGTGGTTCCGATTTACACCTCTACCACGGTCTGGTACCAGATACTCGGGTAGGTATGACCTTCGGCCATGAATTCATTGGCGTCGTCGAAGAAATCGGATCTTCCGTACAAAACCTGAAAGTCGGCGATCATGTACTGGTTCCGTTCAACATTGCCTGCGGCACCTGCTCGTTCTGTAAGCAGGGACTCTACGGTAACTGTCATGAATCCAATCCGGAAGCAACCGCTGTGGGAGGGATTTATGGATACTCCCATACGGCGGGCGGCTACGACGGCGGTCAGGCTGAGTACGTCCGGGTACCTTTCGCCGATGTAGGCCCTATGGTTATTCCGGCGGATATACATCCGGATGATGCCGTATTGCTGACTGATGTGGTACCCACAGGCTACCAGGCAGCGGAAATGGGCGGTATCAAGCCCGGTGACACCGTCGTTGTTTTTGGGGCGGGCCCCGTGGGGATCATGGCGGCTAAATGTGCCTGGCTGTTTGGGGCGGGCCGCGTCATTGTCATTGATCACTTGGAGTACCGACTCGATTTCGTGCGTACCTACGCCCAGTGTGAAGCCTACAATTTCCGTTCGATGCAGGACCCGGTTTTATTCTTGAAGAAGGCAACGGATTTCTACGGAGCGGACGTATGTATTGATGCCGTTGGCGGCGATGCGGCGGGTAGTGCCTTACAAACGATTACGGGGCGTAAACTGATGCTGCAGGCGGGATCGGCCACGGCTCTGCACTGGGCCATCAACTCCGTGAAAAAAGGAGGCATTGTTTCGGTCGTCGGCGTATACGGCCCTACGGATAACCTCATTCCCATTGGAAATGTCGTCAACAAAGGCATTACGATTCGGGCCAATCAAGCCTCGGTCAAACGCCTGCTGCCCAGGCTTATTGAGCACGTACAGGCGGGGCGAATTGATCCGAAAGGTATCGTCACGCACCGCGTTCCGCTGGAGGAAGTTTCCGATGCCTATCACATTTTTTCAGCCAAGCTGGATAACTGTATCAAGACAATTCTTATTCCACCTTCTGCACGGGTATAA